A DNA window from Flavisolibacter ginsenosidimutans contains the following coding sequences:
- a CDS encoding PID-CTERM protein-sorting domain-containing protein — protein MTKMKSKSRFALLLALALVLATPLVHAQGGPGDPGDDPDPTRAVPFDGGLSLVVAAGIAYAAKKGRDKRNQQNQQKQTEK, from the coding sequence ATGACAAAGATGAAAAGCAAGTCTCGCTTTGCGCTTCTGTTGGCCCTCGCCCTGGTGTTGGCCACGCCGCTGGTGCACGCCCAGGGCGGTCCCGGTGATCCGGGCGACGATCCCGATCCCACACGGGCCGTGCCCTTTGACGGCGGCCTGAGCCTGGTGGTGGCCGCCGGCATCGCCTACGCCGCCAAAAAAGGCCGCGACAAACGAAACCAACAAAACCAACAAAAACAAACAGAAAAATAG
- a CDS encoding T9SS type A sorting domain-containing protein: protein MLTYLQPLLRKHVFAFACTILFLNFTDTFAQQFQQGDVFVAVGNGQVQWRRANGTLVQTLNTGQGGFTTGMAFDASGNLYVTNFSANSVSKFNTSGVLQGTFGSGYSTPESIVFDNAGNVYVGNLGNGVRKFNSSGAFLGTVVPGRIDFFDLAADQCTFLYTQEGSSINRYNGCTNTTLPNFASSLGGSAFALRIRQNGDVLLANGGNILRLNSSGSVVQNYGVSGENTWFALNLNPDGTSFWSANFNTANVYKIDIATGNVISSFNTGTGSSTVFGLAVFGEFTISVCADNIAPAFVSPSPTCGSTINGTVGSPMNFTVTASDGNSSDVVALSATGVPSGATLTPSLPTNGNPVSTTFNWTPSATGTSTVTFNAQDKCVITGCTYTLNVVNSSGNIYYSKSSGDLHNVLTWGLNPDGSGPNPSDFGSGKIFQLANRPGVYTMTGDWSVGGTINIPSASQLQIAGNTLSVTDLAGPGTISGSNTSNLAVIGSNGGNVNLNFTGGANMLNNFTVNRSGSGASATLINALDVLNVLTLTTGALNTGGMLTLKSSAANTARVAPVTGSISGDVTVERYIPMRRAWRILSAPISGSQTINQAWQEGAILGFSANPDPFPGYGTHITGGPVFGTVANGFDQNPVGASSSIKTYINNTWQPLQNTNATPVGGTAYMTFVRGNRALPIGYNDVPPSNTTLREKGALRVGDQTFTVAGTGFTAIPNPYASPINFATITRNGVQNNFYLWDPKMATSGAYVLLSFNGSTYDVTPASVSPESQYIQSGQGFLVQASTSGTPGNITIKENDKSATPAMDVFRVAGGGNVQQPSFRQENLRITLKAQGAEKMDVLDEAMVSYSSNYSNKIDNLDAQKPANINENLAIVNESKDFMIERREIMNEGDVIQLKLWNTQPQAYTLEITPSNFVSGNLKAVLEDKYLHTSMPIDMSAVTMVPFTIGADAASARSDRFRIVIGLKIKTESEEKKYVSAYPNPLTGTVINLVLGNQEKGTYEIALISASGNIVFAKSLQYKGGSSTERLQLPRKPAPGAYQLRVSGKGGSTTVPLLIN, encoded by the coding sequence ATGTTGACTTATTTACAACCCTTGCTGCGCAAGCATGTTTTTGCTTTTGCATGCACCATTTTATTTCTAAACTTTACCGACACGTTCGCACAACAGTTTCAACAGGGCGATGTTTTTGTAGCTGTAGGAAATGGGCAGGTTCAGTGGCGAAGGGCAAACGGCACACTCGTGCAAACGTTAAATACAGGCCAGGGCGGTTTTACAACGGGAATGGCCTTTGATGCCTCCGGCAATTTATACGTTACCAATTTTAGTGCAAACTCTGTTAGCAAGTTTAATACAAGCGGCGTTTTGCAAGGAACCTTTGGTTCGGGTTATTCAACACCCGAAAGCATTGTCTTTGACAATGCGGGAAATGTTTACGTAGGCAATCTCGGCAACGGCGTCCGCAAGTTCAATTCGTCGGGAGCTTTTCTTGGTACCGTAGTGCCTGGCCGAATTGACTTTTTTGATTTAGCTGCCGATCAATGCACGTTTTTGTACACACAGGAAGGCTCGTCAATTAATCGGTATAACGGCTGTACCAACACGACTCTCCCAAATTTTGCCAGCTCACTTGGCGGAAGCGCCTTTGCTTTACGCATCCGGCAGAACGGTGATGTTTTACTGGCTAACGGAGGAAATATTTTACGGCTAAATTCCTCGGGGTCGGTTGTACAGAACTATGGTGTGAGTGGTGAGAATACTTGGTTCGCATTAAACCTGAATCCTGACGGAACTTCTTTCTGGAGTGCAAATTTTAATACGGCCAACGTTTATAAAATTGACATCGCTACGGGTAACGTCATTTCTTCGTTCAATACAGGCACCGGCAGCTCCACCGTTTTTGGCTTAGCCGTTTTTGGCGAGTTTACGATCTCTGTTTGTGCGGATAATATCGCTCCGGCTTTTGTTTCACCCTCTCCCACTTGCGGTTCAACCATTAACGGTACCGTGGGATCGCCGATGAACTTTACTGTAACGGCATCTGACGGGAACAGCAGCGACGTTGTTGCTTTGAGTGCTACAGGAGTGCCAAGTGGCGCTACACTAACACCTTCTCTACCAACCAACGGCAATCCTGTAAGCACCACCTTTAACTGGACACCTTCCGCAACCGGAACGTCTACGGTTACATTTAACGCACAGGATAAATGTGTGATCACAGGTTGCACGTACACCTTAAACGTAGTGAATTCCAGCGGCAACATCTATTACTCGAAGTCGAGTGGCGATTTACACAATGTATTAACGTGGGGATTAAATCCGGACGGCAGTGGTCCTAACCCGTCTGATTTCGGCAGCGGCAAAATTTTCCAATTGGCAAATCGTCCGGGCGTTTACACCATGACCGGCGATTGGAGCGTAGGAGGCACAATCAATATTCCTTCAGCCAGTCAACTGCAAATTGCGGGCAATACACTTTCTGTAACCGATTTAGCGGGGCCCGGAACCATTAGCGGTTCCAACACTTCAAACCTGGCTGTAATAGGCAGCAACGGTGGAAATGTAAATCTGAACTTTACCGGTGGAGCAAATATGCTGAATAACTTCACCGTAAACCGGAGCGGCTCAGGCGCTTCGGCAACGCTTATAAATGCGCTGGATGTGCTGAATGTATTGACGCTTACGACCGGTGCTTTAAACACCGGCGGCATGTTAACACTCAAGAGTTCAGCCGCCAACACGGCCCGTGTAGCACCCGTTACGGGAAGTATTTCCGGCGATGTAACCGTTGAACGGTACATACCTATGCGCAGAGCCTGGCGAATTCTTTCCGCCCCGATATCCGGTTCACAGACCATCAACCAGGCATGGCAGGAAGGAGCAATTCTGGGCTTCTCGGCTAATCCCGATCCATTCCCCGGCTATGGTACGCACATTACAGGTGGCCCGGTATTCGGTACAGTAGCAAATGGCTTTGATCAGAATCCCGTTGGCGCTTCTTCTTCGATTAAAACGTATATCAACAATACATGGCAGCCATTGCAGAATACCAACGCTACACCGGTTGGTGGAACGGCTTACATGACCTTTGTGAGAGGCAATCGTGCATTGCCAATAGGGTATAATGATGTACCACCATCCAACACAACGCTTCGCGAAAAAGGCGCTTTGCGTGTGGGCGACCAAACGTTTACCGTTGCCGGTACGGGCTTTACCGCTATTCCCAATCCGTATGCATCGCCCATCAATTTTGCCACCATTACCCGTAACGGTGTGCAAAACAATTTCTACCTCTGGGATCCAAAAATGGCTACAAGCGGAGCTTACGTGCTCTTAAGTTTTAATGGCTCAACCTATGATGTTACACCGGCATCGGTCAGTCCAGAAAGCCAGTACATTCAAAGCGGACAAGGCTTCTTGGTTCAGGCATCAACGAGTGGCACCCCTGGCAACATCACCATTAAGGAGAACGATAAATCTGCAACGCCTGCAATGGATGTGTTTAGAGTAGCTGGCGGAGGTAATGTACAACAGCCGTCGTTCAGGCAGGAAAACTTACGTATAACCTTAAAGGCACAAGGTGCGGAAAAAATGGATGTGTTAGACGAGGCAATGGTTTCGTACAGCAGCAACTATTCAAACAAAATAGACAATCTAGACGCACAGAAACCGGCTAACATCAACGAGAACCTGGCAATCGTAAATGAAAGCAAAGATTTTATGATTGAAAGAAGAGAGATCATGAACGAAGGCGATGTTATCCAGCTCAAGCTTTGGAACACGCAACCACAAGCATACACACTCGAAATCACGCCTTCCAATTTTGTCTCCGGCAACCTGAAAGCCGTGTTGGAAGACAAGTATCTGCACACCTCAATGCCAATTGACATGAGTGCGGTAACAATGGTACCCTTTACAATTGGTGCCGATGCAGCTTCTGCAAGAAGCGACCGGTTTAGGATTGTCATTGGGCTGAAGATTAAAACCGAAAGCGAAGAGAAGAAGTACGTTAGCGCTTACCCCAACCCACTTACCGGGACGGTTATCAATCTTGTGCTTGGCAACCAGGAAAAAGGCACGTATGAAATTGCACTCATCAGCGCCAGTGGAAACATTGTGTTTGCAAAAAGCCTGCAGTACAAAGGCGGATCGTCTACCGAAAGGCTACAACTCCCGAGGAAGCCTGCGCCCGGTGCGTATCAGTTGCGGGTAAGCGGCAAGGGGGGCAGCACGACCGTTCCGCTGCTGATCAACTAA
- a CDS encoding PID-CTERM protein-sorting domain-containing protein — MPFDGGLSLVVAAGIAYAAKKGRDKRNQQNQQKQQKQTEK; from the coding sequence GTGCCCTTTGACGGCGGCCTGAGCCTGGTGGTGGCCGCCGGCATCGCCTACGCCGCCAAAAAAGGCCGCGACAAACGAAACCAACAAAACCAACAAAAACAACAAAAACAAACAGAAAAATAA
- a CDS encoding nidogen-like domain-containing protein, whose protein sequence is MNKRYQIRAHSPGLTSFKAFLFIGFFLVSSVFLKAAAQVVTDPSSDPNYDKQKAALINVSQGKTVQKSKTAPMQKSAAPSVSANALATCYFPPDNTYSSVPANDDGFVGPITLPFTFKLYGASYNQVYINNNGNITFDAGVSQYTADGFPFNVPMVAAFWADVDTRTGNLVRYKVNPTNLIVTFPQVGYYSTHLDKLNTFQIIITNGNDPLIGVGNNVAFYYDDMQWTTGDASGGSGGFGGGPATVGINKGNSVDYVQVGRFGIPGSAYDGGGGAIDGVDYLDGKCFTFNVTGELNNPNLPPSVSGAPANNTLNLACGETQTLTLQFLPPEINQLVSTTINTGGLCNVSTSISNGAVSTASVTITGAACNAGSHVISFTATDNFSTPASTTVNITVNVAACVNVGPVYYSKPTGDLHNLLTWGLNTDGSGANPSDFGDSTFQLANRSSGLYTMTGDWSVGGIINIPSGSQLQINGNTLSLTELDGAGTISGSNTSNLAVIGSSGGNVTLNFTGGSNTLNNFTVNRSGSNATATLGNALNVLNVLTLTTGRLNTGGMLTLKSSAANTARVAPVTGSISGDVTVERFIPARRAWRILSAPVGGISSGAASGQANLTNSQETAIGPLLRSDGSPRPQSFGTATFSLNEARTAMTMTATVFNIDITGTQTPDPNDNLVAAHIHVGAPPGSNASVRWGFFGTPDNDINPKQLVVTPFASGVGGTFTSIWDLPEGNGGTTLATNLPGILAGLSYINFHTVQFGGGEIRGQITMVGPGTQTINQAWQEGAILGLSANPNPAPGYGTHITGGPTYGSTANGFDQNPGAASSIKRYSSILNNWEALQNTNATFVGADAYMTFVRGDRGIPIGTNDVPPTVTTLRAKGPLRIGDQTFNVAATGFTAIPNPYASPINFATITRNGVQNNFYLWDPKMGGINGVGAYVLLSDNGAGGYDIVPAPVSPESQYIQSGQGFLVRPATNGVSGSITIKESDKSATPAMDVFRANGPTASIPVTPLFADPSSGQGLRVQLQTTNADGGVNILDEVFASYRNTYAEKIDGLDAVKMENVEENVAIIREGQTFMVERKPLPKENDVISLKLWNTKAQTYVFEINPVHLAGTGLFAFVEDKYLKTVTPVSLEVKSKVSFSITNDPASARSDRFQIILTHRLPDVLTKVSDKSNITAYPNPVHGHTIQLAFVNKEQGLYSVEIINGSGQVVLRKNLQHSGGTVAQTLELSSKLSAGAYQLRVSGKGGSTTVPLLIN, encoded by the coding sequence ATGAACAAGCGTTACCAAATTAGGGCACACTCTCCCGGCCTTACCAGTTTCAAAGCGTTTTTATTTATTGGTTTTTTTCTTGTTAGCTCGGTCTTTCTAAAGGCGGCGGCACAGGTAGTTACCGACCCGTCAAGCGACCCAAATTATGATAAGCAAAAGGCGGCGCTGATTAATGTGTCGCAGGGTAAAACAGTACAAAAAAGCAAAACTGCGCCGATGCAAAAAAGCGCAGCCCCTTCGGTTAGCGCCAATGCGCTTGCCACATGCTATTTCCCGCCGGACAACACCTATTCTTCTGTTCCGGCAAATGACGATGGGTTTGTTGGTCCCATCACGCTGCCTTTCACATTTAAACTGTATGGTGCTTCCTACAACCAGGTTTACATTAATAACAATGGCAACATTACATTCGACGCAGGCGTGTCACAATATACTGCGGATGGCTTTCCTTTCAACGTGCCGATGGTGGCAGCTTTTTGGGCCGATGTAGACACCCGGACAGGCAACCTCGTACGGTATAAAGTTAATCCTACGAATCTTATTGTCACCTTCCCGCAAGTCGGCTATTATTCTACTCATCTCGATAAGCTTAACACGTTCCAGATCATTATTACGAATGGCAACGATCCTCTCATCGGCGTTGGCAACAATGTAGCCTTTTACTATGACGATATGCAATGGACCACCGGCGATGCCTCCGGCGGGTCCGGTGGTTTTGGCGGCGGGCCGGCCACAGTTGGAATAAATAAGGGGAACTCAGTTGACTACGTGCAGGTAGGACGGTTTGGTATTCCCGGATCGGCTTACGATGGCGGCGGTGGTGCTATTGATGGCGTTGACTATCTTGACGGCAAGTGCTTTACGTTTAACGTTACGGGTGAATTGAACAACCCGAACCTTCCGCCTTCGGTGAGCGGTGCGCCTGCAAATAACACATTGAACCTTGCCTGCGGCGAAACGCAGACGCTGACGTTACAATTCCTGCCGCCGGAAATTAATCAACTTGTCTCCACGACAATCAATACAGGTGGGCTTTGCAACGTTTCAACTTCCATCTCAAATGGAGCGGTTTCCACAGCTTCGGTTACAATAACCGGCGCAGCCTGCAATGCCGGATCGCATGTAATAAGTTTCACGGCGACCGATAACTTTTCAACGCCGGCAAGTACAACGGTTAATATAACCGTCAACGTCGCTGCCTGCGTTAACGTTGGCCCGGTTTATTATTCGAAGCCAACCGGTGATTTGCACAACCTGCTCACGTGGGGACTAAATACTGACGGCAGTGGCGCCAATCCATCTGATTTTGGTGACAGTACCTTTCAACTTGCCAACCGTTCTTCCGGCCTTTACACCATGACTGGCGATTGGAGTGTTGGCGGCATCATCAACATTCCTTCGGGTAGTCAGTTGCAGATTAACGGCAATACCTTATCGTTAACGGAATTGGACGGAGCCGGAACTATTAGTGGTTCCAACACTTCAAACTTAGCTGTAATAGGCTCAAGTGGCGGTAATGTCACACTGAACTTTACAGGTGGTAGTAATACGCTCAACAACTTTACGGTCAATCGCTCCGGTTCAAATGCAACGGCCACTTTAGGCAATGCCCTGAACGTACTAAATGTGTTAACGCTTACAACCGGGAGGTTGAACACCGGCGGTATGTTGACGCTTAAGAGTTCGGCCGCAAACACAGCTCGTGTGGCTCCGGTTACAGGAAGTATTTCCGGCGACGTAACCGTTGAGAGGTTCATCCCCGCACGACGTGCATGGAGAATTTTAAGCGCTCCTGTGGGAGGCATTTCCTCGGGTGCCGCTTCCGGACAGGCAAACCTGACCAATTCTCAGGAAACTGCAATTGGGCCTCTACTTCGCTCAGACGGCTCACCAAGACCGCAATCCTTCGGTACAGCAACGTTCTCGTTAAACGAAGCCCGAACGGCCATGACAATGACTGCTACGGTATTCAATATTGACATTACCGGTACGCAAACGCCAGATCCAAATGATAATCTGGTCGCAGCACATATTCATGTTGGCGCACCTCCCGGATCGAATGCATCCGTTCGTTGGGGCTTTTTTGGAACGCCGGATAATGACATCAATCCAAAGCAACTTGTCGTTACGCCTTTTGCCAGCGGTGTTGGCGGAACCTTCACCAGTATCTGGGATTTGCCCGAGGGCAACGGTGGCACAACGCTTGCCACCAATCTGCCCGGTATTTTAGCCGGACTCTCGTACATTAACTTCCATACGGTTCAATTTGGCGGTGGTGAGATACGCGGGCAAATAACCATGGTTGGACCCGGCACACAGACCATTAATCAGGCATGGCAGGAAGGAGCAATTCTTGGCCTGTCGGCTAACCCCAATCCTGCTCCGGGCTACGGCACGCACATTACCGGTGGCCCAACGTACGGCAGCACAGCCAATGGCTTTGACCAGAACCCCGGCGCTGCGTCTTCTATCAAGCGATACAGCAGTATTCTTAATAACTGGGAAGCGCTGCAAAACACAAATGCAACCTTCGTGGGAGCCGATGCTTACATGACTTTTGTCAGAGGTGATCGCGGAATTCCTATTGGAACAAACGATGTACCGCCGACGGTAACAACACTAAGAGCTAAAGGACCATTAAGAATAGGCGATCAAACGTTCAACGTTGCCGCTACGGGCTTTACCGCTATTCCTAATCCGTATGCTTCGCCCATCAACTTTGCCACCATTACCCGTAACGGTGTGCAAAACAATTTCTACCTCTGGGATCCAAAAATGGGTGGTATAAACGGCGTTGGTGCATATGTATTGTTAAGCGACAATGGTGCTGGCGGGTACGATATTGTTCCTGCTCCTGTCAGCCCCGAAAGCCAGTACATTCAGAGTGGACAAGGTTTTCTGGTACGGCCAGCAACAAACGGTGTTTCCGGCAGCATCACCATCAAGGAAAGCGATAAATCTGCAACGCCTGCAATGGATGTATTCAGAGCAAACGGCCCCACAGCTTCTATTCCTGTTACTCCTCTCTTTGCCGATCCAAGCAGCGGCCAGGGTTTACGTGTTCAGCTTCAAACGACAAATGCTGACGGCGGCGTCAATATCTTGGACGAAGTTTTTGCTTCCTATAGGAATACGTATGCTGAAAAGATAGACGGTTTGGATGCGGTTAAAATGGAAAACGTAGAGGAGAACGTCGCCATAATTCGTGAAGGGCAAACGTTTATGGTCGAACGAAAACCACTACCGAAAGAAAATGATGTGATTTCCTTGAAGCTTTGGAATACAAAAGCGCAGACTTATGTGTTTGAAATAAATCCGGTTCATCTTGCTGGCACGGGGTTGTTTGCTTTTGTTGAAGACAAGTATCTGAAGACGGTCACACCGGTTAGTTTGGAAGTGAAATCAAAAGTTTCGTTCTCAATCACCAATGACCCTGCTTCTGCGCGAAGCGACCGTTTCCAAATCATCCTGACGCATAGACTCCCTGACGTTCTCACAAAAGTTTCGGATAAAAGCAACATTACTGCTTATCCGAATCCTGTGCACGGACACACAATTCAATTGGCATTTGTCAACAAGGAACAAGGTCTTTACTCAGTAGAAATAATTAACGGCTCTGGTCAGGTGGTATTGAGAAAGAACCTGCAACATTCCGGTGGCACCGTGGCGCAAACGTTGGAATTGTCAAGCAAGCTTTCTGCCGGTGCGTATCAGTTGCGGGTAAGCGGCAAGGGGGGCAGCACGACCGTTCCGCTGCTGATCAACTAA
- a CDS encoding TonB-dependent receptor: MQKLLLVIVAVCFVIVANAQPSKGFSLTGKITDAQTALPLAGASVSIDDSRSGAVANAQGEYTFKNIAGGHHIIEVSYSGFTTTVLHIDISANTTKDFALVPAIREQQGIIITGVAQATNARNSPVPVSILRKAEMLQIPSTNIVDMLSRQPGVSQISTGPAVSKPVIRGLSFNRVVVVNDGVRQEGQQWGEEHGVEIDELSVTRAEVLKGPASLMYGSDALGGVVNFITNTPIPDGLIRGSVLTNLQSNNNLAGINLNLAGNNHGFNWNVYGTSRSARDYRNRFDGRVLNSRFKEANFGGYVGLNKAWGYSHLIFSAFDQHLGLVEGRRDSATGAFLIYADSPLERISQSNDYESRTPVAPYQIVKHYKVVSDNSFNMGHSRLKVNLAYQDNLRREFADPEQPTTPNLFFDLKTLDYNLQFALPTKAEWQTTFGLGGMQQSNRNKAEETLIPEYDLFDVGSFVFTQKYFGKATVSGGLRYDYRAINSKTGMEANTIKFEAFQRKFYNVSASAGISYTPVQYFTFKANLARGFRAPTLTELASNGAHEGTIRYEYGSRDLASEKSFQVDGGIEADYTHFSFTLNAFYNRIKDFIFYRRLQTSSGADSLVTRGSETFQAFRYGQSNATLSGLEVVFDFHPHPLDWLHFENTFSYVRGRFDKPLDGSYNLPEIPHNRLISELRGNFLKKGKSLRNLYVMLEENIAFAQDKPFFGYNTETATPGYQLLNAGIGTDFVNRKGSTWASLHFAVNNIADKVYQDHLNRLKYTDVNNVTGREGVFNAGRNFSVKLNIPFTFSANK; this comes from the coding sequence ATGCAAAAATTATTGCTCGTTATAGTTGCTGTGTGTTTTGTGATTGTTGCTAATGCACAACCGTCAAAAGGCTTTTCGTTAACCGGAAAAATTACCGATGCGCAAACAGCGCTGCCGCTTGCTGGGGCCAGCGTTTCCATTGACGACTCCCGCTCGGGTGCGGTAGCGAACGCTCAAGGTGAATACACATTTAAAAACATAGCAGGCGGCCATCACATTATTGAAGTGTCGTACAGCGGCTTTACCACAACTGTGTTGCACATTGACATTAGCGCAAATACAACCAAAGATTTTGCCTTAGTGCCCGCCATTCGCGAGCAGCAAGGCATCATCATTACCGGTGTAGCGCAAGCCACCAATGCCCGCAACTCGCCGGTTCCGGTAAGTATTCTTCGCAAAGCCGAGATGTTGCAGATTCCCTCTACCAACATTGTGGACATGCTTAGCCGCCAGCCCGGCGTTTCGCAAATCAGTACAGGACCCGCTGTTTCAAAACCCGTCATTCGCGGGTTGAGCTTTAACCGCGTTGTTGTAGTGAACGACGGTGTGCGGCAGGAAGGACAGCAATGGGGCGAAGAACACGGCGTAGAAATTGACGAATTAAGCGTGACCCGTGCCGAAGTGTTAAAAGGCCCGGCATCGCTGATGTACGGCAGCGATGCATTGGGCGGTGTCGTCAACTTTATTACCAACACACCAATACCCGATGGCTTGATTCGGGGAAGCGTGTTGACCAATCTTCAAAGCAACAACAACCTTGCTGGTATTAATTTAAACCTTGCCGGAAACAATCACGGTTTTAACTGGAACGTTTACGGCACATCACGTTCGGCAAGGGATTACCGCAACCGTTTCGACGGCCGCGTGTTGAACTCGCGTTTCAAGGAGGCTAATTTTGGCGGCTATGTTGGGTTGAACAAAGCATGGGGTTACAGTCATCTTATTTTTAGTGCTTTTGACCAACATCTTGGCTTGGTAGAAGGGCGCCGTGACAGCGCAACCGGCGCCTTTTTGATTTATGCTGACTCGCCCCTTGAGCGCATCTCGCAAAGCAACGATTACGAGAGCCGCACGCCGGTTGCGCCGTATCAAATTGTGAAGCATTACAAAGTGGTTAGCGATAACAGTTTCAACATGGGCCACTCGCGGCTAAAAGTAAACCTTGCCTATCAAGATAATTTGCGACGTGAGTTTGCAGACCCCGAACAACCAACCACGCCCAATTTGTTTTTTGATTTAAAAACGCTCGACTATAACCTTCAGTTTGCACTGCCAACAAAAGCCGAGTGGCAAACAACCTTCGGCCTCGGCGGCATGCAGCAAAGCAATCGAAACAAAGCCGAAGAAACGCTGATTCCCGAATACGATTTGTTCGACGTCGGCAGCTTTGTTTTTACGCAAAAATATTTTGGCAAAGCAACGGTGAGCGGTGGTTTGCGTTACGATTACCGTGCTATTAATTCGAAGACAGGCATGGAAGCAAACACCATTAAATTCGAAGCGTTTCAACGAAAATTTTACAACGTGTCGGCGAGTGCAGGCATAAGTTACACGCCGGTTCAATACTTCACCTTCAAAGCAAACCTTGCGCGGGGCTTTCGTGCACCGACGCTGACCGAACTTGCTTCCAACGGCGCTCACGAGGGAACAATACGCTACGAATACGGCAGCCGCGATTTAGCGTCTGAAAAAAGCTTTCAAGTAGACGGAGGAATAGAGGCAGATTATACGCATTTCAGTTTTACGCTAAATGCCTTTTACAACCGCATCAAGGACTTTATTTTTTACCGGAGATTGCAAACGTCATCGGGTGCCGACTCGCTTGTAACCCGCGGCAGTGAAACGTTTCAAGCCTTTCGTTATGGCCAAAGCAACGCCACACTTTCAGGACTTGAGGTGGTATTTGATTTTCATCCGCACCCGCTTGACTGGCTGCATTTTGAAAATACGTTTTCCTATGTGCGTGGCCGTTTTGACAAGCCGCTTGACGGAAGCTATAACCTGCCCGAAATTCCGCACAACCGTTTGATCAGTGAACTGCGCGGCAATTTTTTAAAGAAAGGCAAAAGCCTTCGCAACCTGTACGTAATGCTGGAAGAAAACATTGCGTTTGCGCAGGATAAACCTTTCTTTGGCTACAACACAGAAACGGCTACACCCGGTTACCAATTGCTTAATGCGGGCATCGGGACCGATTTTGTAAACAGGAAAGGAAGCACGTGGGCAAGCTTGCATTTCGCGGTAAACAACATCGCTGATAAAGTTTATCAAGACCACCTGAACCGTTTAAAATATACCGATGTAAACAATGTGACCGGAAGAGAAGGTGTGTTTAACGCAGGACGAAATTTTAGCGTAAAGTTGAACATCCCTTTTACGTTTAGTGCGAATAAATAA
- a CDS encoding response regulator, whose translation MSNATTKSVILYVDDDTDDCIFLKTSLEDAGNKAHLICSTDGEEAVRYLNSVSADSLPSLIVLDLNMPRWDGHKTLHYLKSDPHLAGIPVVILSTHESERERETCRQLGAVSYFKKPFRFDDYQGIVAGFFSAMKD comes from the coding sequence ATGAGCAACGCCACCACCAAATCGGTCATTCTTTATGTGGATGACGATACCGACGACTGCATCTTTCTTAAAACTTCTTTGGAGGATGCAGGCAACAAAGCCCATCTGATTTGTTCTACCGACGGTGAAGAAGCCGTCAGGTACCTGAATTCAGTTTCTGCCGATTCCCTGCCTTCGCTTATTGTTCTTGACCTGAACATGCCTCGTTGGGACGGTCACAAAACTTTGCATTATTTAAAATCCGATCCACATTTAGCAGGCATCCCGGTTGTCATTCTCTCAACGCACGAGAGCGAAAGAGAACGCGAAACCTGCCGTCAACTAGGCGCGGTTTCGTATTTCAAAAAGCCGTTTCGCTTCGACGATTATCAGGGTATTGTTGCAGGTTTTTTTTCAGCGATGAAGGACTGA